From a region of the Apis cerana isolate GH-2021 linkage group LG13, AcerK_1.0, whole genome shotgun sequence genome:
- the LOC107993394 gene encoding mRNA-decapping enzyme 1A, with the protein MTDLTGLRMNVAALKRVDPYVKDILETATHVALYTFNAINNEWEKTNIEGALFVYSRNGEPYNSVLIMNRLNTNNLVEPVTQGLDLQLQEPFLLYRNSRCNIYGIWFYDKEECVRIGAMLNKLIKESEENRKTYNKPTVNVKKDSGPNVNNVDIFSMLSKAQEDFNINRNNSSSGSGGIKEVLNTKSPLSTPAADDVSGPLAAPLGPDVTSQSVMDFFAKAKVNTGHFKAGDQPTSGGTITNESNPILARLMSHLTAHTVEHIEKQHRSITPQPATQQQSQTTPTAIITANNASNTNASNRTKKRSRTASQQDSMISTPASLTQEILPPINQSTTDTNGTTGFLRIQSPTNASSSTSTNHQASDIIGSSNSNPLASLFANASATTASEDIITAPTLSGRGSAPALIPPVMFAAPSPPEPLTRPLEPLTKNQFLRAFNYLLRSDPDFINKLHEAYVKSFGEILS; encoded by the exons ATGACGGATTTAACAGGGTTACGAATGAACGTGGCCGCTCTAAAACGAGTAGACCCCTATGTAAAAGATATTCTAGAGACTGCAACACATGTAGCACTTTATACTTTTAACGCAATTAATAATGAGTGGGAAAAAACTAATATTGAAGGTgctttatttgtatattcacGAAATGGCGAGCCCTATAACAGTGTTCTGATCATGAATAG attaaatacaaataacctAGTAGAACCAGTTACACAGGGTTTGGATTTACAACTTCAAGAACCCTTTTTACTCTATAGAAATTCTAGATGCAACATTTATGGTATTTGGTTTTATGATAAAGAGGAATGTGTACGTATTGGTGCAATGTTAAATAAACTTATCAAAGAATCAGAGGAAAATCGCAAGACTTATAATAAACCTACTGTTAATGTGAAAAAGGATAGTGGTCCTAATGTGAATAATGTTGATATATTCAGTATGCTTAGTAAAGCTCaagaagattttaatattaatagaaataacagTAGCAGTGGAAGTGGAGGTATTAAAGAAGTACTTAATACTAAGTCTCCTTTAAGTACTCCTGCAGCAGATGATGTATCTGGACCACTAGCTGCACCATTAGGTCCAGATGTTACTTCACAGAGTGTAATGGATTTTTTTGCAAAGGCAAAA GTTAATACTGGACATTTTAAAGCTGGAGATCAACCCACTTCAGGAGGGACTATTACAAATGAAAGTAATCCTATTCTTGCTCGATTAATGTCACATCTAACAGCTCATACAGTCGAACATATTGAAAAACAACATAGATCTATAACTCCTCAGCCAGCTACTCAACAACAATCTCAAACAACTCCAACTGCTATAATAACTGCTAATAATGCTAGTAATACTAATGCTTCAAACAGAACTAAAAAACGAAGTAGGACTGCATCTCAACAAGATTCAATGATATCTACACCTGCATCTCTAACTCAAGAAATTTTACCACCTATAAATCAAAGTACTACTGATACAAATGGTACTACAGGATTTCTTAGGATACAATCACCCACTAATGCATCATCTTCTACTTCAACAAATCATCAAGCCTCAGATATTATTGGCTCTAGTAACTCAAATCCACTTGCATCTTTATTTGCTAATGCATCTGCGACAACG gcATCAGAAGATATCATTACGGCTCCTACTTTATCGGGAAGAGGATCGGCACCAGCTTTAATTCCTCCCGTAATGTTTGCTGCTCCTAGTCCACCTGAACCTTTAACTAGACCATTAGAACCACTgacaaaaaatcaatttcttcgagcttttaattatttgttgagGAGTGATCcagattttattaacaaacttCACGAAGCTTACGTTAAATCATTTGGTGAAATACTATCCTAG